One Dreissena polymorpha isolate Duluth1 chromosome 9, UMN_Dpol_1.0, whole genome shotgun sequence genomic window carries:
- the LOC127845207 gene encoding uncharacterized protein LOC127845207: protein MIVQDNPNKVITLQGKSVHNVKISSDSNECGITAILVLPDKQILVADFKNKRVKLLDQQYQVVSHCSVTGYPWALCDITPSEVAVAVNETAKNIHEVQFITVNNRQLVIGRKLQLQHACVGIAFHQGDMYITAYTALYKYTLNGKLVSKMYEDTSDSNTVINCAVSRTGDKLYISNNTQHKLLTLARDGSVLATFTDHALQAPTGIHVTPAGQVLVSGGGSNTILQVDSEGKRKLATLGTEEDGVVKPWSVCYNRHTASIIVGLEDQSSILVFKVE from the exons ATGATAGTACAAGATAATCCAAACAAGGTTATCACTTTGCAAGGGAAGTCTGTACACAATGTGAAAATATCAAGTGATTCAAATGAATGCGGTATCACAGCCATCCTTGTTCTTCCAGACAAACAGATCCTAGTTGCAGACTTCAAGAATAAGAGAGTCAAGCTTCttgaccagcagtaccaggtggtgagtcactgtagTGTGACTGGCTATCCATGGGCCCTATGTGATATCACACCCAGTGAAGTGGCTGTTGCTGTGAATGAAACTGCTAAGaacatacatgaggtccagttcaTCACAGTCAACAACAGACAGCTGGTAATAGGAAGAAAGCTTCAGTTACAACATGCATGTGTTGGTATTGCCTTCCACCAGGGAGACATGTATATTACTGCTTATACTGCACTGTACAAGTATACACTGAATGGGAAACTTGTCAGCAAGATGTATGAGGATACATCAGACAGtaatacag TTATCAATTGTGCTGTGAGTCGAACAGGGGACAAGTTGTACATCAGTAATAACACCCAGCACAAGCTCCTCACTCTGGCCAGGGATGGTTCAGTCCTGGCCACATTCACTGACCATGCACTACAAGCCCCAACAGGTATTCATGTGACACCTGCAGGCCAAGTGCTGGTCAGTGGAGGGGGGTCCAACACTATCCTACAAGTAGATAGTGAGGGCAAGAGAAAGCTGGCTACTCTTGGTACAGAGGAGGATGGAGTGGTGAAAccatggtcagtctgctacaacagacaCACTGCCTCCATCATTGTGGGATTAGAGGACCAGAGCAGTATCCTCGTATTTAAAGTGGAATAG